The following is a genomic window from Loktanella sp. M215.
GTCAGAAGGGCCGTGGCCGTGGCAGGGTCCGCGCCCGCTGCAATAAGACAAGCGGTTTTCGTGTCATAACGGGCAGCATTCAGGGATTGGGTTGCGACCGCCTCGCTGACGCGGGCCACGTCGGCCACGATCCGTGCCGCACGGCCCCGCAGTTTGGCATTGTCGGCGCGCAGGTTGACCATGTCGCCGTCATGGACATGCCCCAGCCGCACGCCCGCAAGGGTCGAGATCATGTTCAGCGCCGCCTTTTGCGCGGTCCCGGCGCCCATGCGGGTCGATCCGGCCAGCGCCTCTGGCGGGGTGGACAGGCAGATCGCGACGTCGGCGGCGTGCAGCAGCGGTGTATCCGGATTGTTCGCGATGCCGATGACCGGCACCCCCGCGGCCCGGGCGCGCGTGGCGGCATCCACGGCCCAGCGAGTGCTGCCACTGGCAGAGATCGCGATCAGCAGATCGCCGGGGTGCAGGGTCATCGCGTCGTCGGTCAGGTCTTCGGTGTTGCCTGGCATGTAGGCTCCAGTCGGGATCTCACCCGCCATGCGAATGACGATGCGTTCGGGGTCGATGCCGAAGGTGCCGGGCAATTCGCTGCCATCCGCCAGCGCCATCAAGCCCGACGACCCGGCGGCCGCGTAGACCAACCGCCCGGTGCCGCGCAGCGTGTCTGCAACCAGATCAGCGGCGGCTTCAAGGGCGGGCAAGACGTCGCGCAGCGTGGCAAGACTCGCGATCTGGATGTCGATCATCCGGGTCAGCGCCGCGGGGCCGTCCAGACGGTCGATGGGCGTCTCGGTGCTCATGCGGGCTTCGGTCTTAGGCAGGGCCATCTGACTCTCTCCTTTCGGGCAAGTAATACCTTTCAGATACCTCTTGTCTAGATTCTTTGTTGGCATCCCCCGTATCGCCACAAAAATCAGCGGATGCGCGTGGATTTGGGATTTTTCCGGGCTGAAAGGTATTATAGAGGTATCGTATGACGCAGACTGAAACCCTTTATATTGGCGTGGATGGCGGCGGCACCGGCTGCCGGGTCGCCCTGTGGGATGCGGCTGGCCGCGTTCTGGCGCGGGCCAACGGCGGGCCGTCGAACGTGACCTCGGACTTCGACGGGGCCTGCGCCAATATCCTGACGGCCCTGACGCAGATCGAGGCTGCGGTGCCCGGTGCCGCCGTGGGGGCGGTCGGACATCTGGGGCTGGCAGGCGCGATTTCCGACGCTGTCTGCGCTGCCGTCGCGGCGCGGATGCCGATGCGGCGATGCACCGTGACCGGTGACATGCCGACGACGGTGGCCGGTGCGCTGGGTCCGCAGGACGGCGCGGTGCTGGCGCTTGGCACGGGCAGTTTTGTCGGGCTGAAGCGGGGGGGCATCGTCCGTTCCGTGGGTGGCTGGGGACTGCAGGTATCCGACAACGGCTCTGCCGCCTGGATCGGGCGCGCCGGTTTGGCCGCGACGCTGGAGGCTGTGGATGGTCTGGCGCCTGTGGGGGCAATGGCGCGGCAACTGCTGCGTCGGTTCGGCGATGACCCAAATGCCATCGTGCGCTTTGCCGCGACGGCGCGGCCCGTGGACTATGGCGCGCTGGCCCCCGTCGTGCTGGATGCCGAGGACCCGGCGGCGCGGGCGATCGTGGGGCAGGGAGCGGACTGGCTGGAGCGGGCCCTTGTGGCGCTGGGGCACGACGACAGCCTGCCGCTGTGCCTGATCGGCGGGCTGGGGCCGCGCTATCGCGATCATCTGGCGCGGGACGGGCGGCACTTCGTTGCGCCCAAAGGCACGGCGCTGGATGGCGCATTCTTGCTTGCACGGGGTGCCGCATGACCATCGCGGCCTTTCTTGCCCCGGATCAGTGGCAGTCGGCCCGCAACGGCCCGCTTTATGAGCAGTTGTTCCAGCGTCTGACACAGGCCGTGACACAGGGCCTGCTGCCCCCGGGCAGCACCCTGCCGCCAGAGCGCGAAATCGCGCAGTTAACGGCCCTGTCGCGCGTGACCGTGCGCCGCGCCGTGCAGATGCTGGTCCGCGACGGGCTAATCGTGCAAAAGCAGGGCTCGGGCTCTTTCGTCGCTGACGTGCCAGCGCGGCTGGAGCAATCCATGTCGCGCCTGACCTCGTTCACTGAGGACATGGCCCGGCGGGGGCTGACGACGACGACCCGCTGGCTGGGGCGCGGCATCCACGACCCCTCCCCGGACGAGGTCATCGCCCTTGGCCTGCGGCAGGAGGATCGCGTCGCCCGTCTGGCGCGCCTGCGGTTGGCGGACACGCGACCGCTGGCGATCGAGCGGGCCGCCCTGCCATTGGTGCTGCTCCCCGATCCGGCCCGGGTGACGACGTCGCTTTACGCAGTACTGGCAGAGGGCGGTCACCCCCCCGTGCGGGCGCTGCAGAAGATTTCCGCCGTGAACCTCGGTCCCGACGATGCGGCGCTGCTGCAGGTCTCCGCGGGCGAGGCCGGGCTGCGGATCGAGCGGATATCCTATCTGGACGACGGCAGCGTGGCAGAGTTCACGCGGTCGGTCTACCGGGGCGATGCCTACAACTTTGTCGCGGAATTGCGACTGACACGGGATTAGGGGGCCGACATGGCGCACCACAGCAGGATGCATGACGAAATCAGGGACATCCCGCAGGCGGTGGCACAGCTACTGGCCGCCGGTGGCAATACGATGGCCGGGGCCGGGGCCGCGCTGCGCGACCGCGATCCGGCCTTTCTGACCACGGCGGCGCGGGGGTCTTCTGACCACGCCGCGACCTATTTCAAGTACGCGACAGAGATCCTGATGGGCGTTCCGGTCGCCTCCCTTGGCCCGTCCGTTTCGTCCATCTTTGGCCGTCAGATGCGGCTTGACCGGGGGGCCTGCGTGGCGGTGTCCCAGTCCGGGCAAAGCCCCGACATCGTCGCCACGGCGGGCATGGCCGCCCGTGGCGGGGCGCTGACCTTTGCGCTGACGAACGAGGCGGACTCGCCCCTCGCCGCCGCTTGCGACCGGACCCTGCATCTGCACGCGGGCGCGGAACACAGCGTCGCTGCCACAAAGACCTTCGTGAACTCTTGCGTGGTTTCCCTGTGGCTGCTGGCGGAATGGTCGCAGGACACGGCATTGCTGGCCGCCCTGCACGACCTGCCAAAGGCACTGTCCCAGGCCACGGCGCTTGACTGGCCAGAGGTGCGCACCGCGCTGGAGACACGGGCGTCGCTTTATTGTCTCGGGCGGGGTCCGGCCTATGCCATCGCAGGCGAGGCGGCGCTGAAGTTCAAGGAGACCTGCCTGATGCATGCCGAGGCCTATTCCTCGGCCGAGGTGCTGCATGGTCCGGTGTCCCTGATCGATCCGGGATTCCCGGTGCTGGCCCTGTGTGCCGCCGACGCGGCAGAGACGTCGCTGGCCGAGGCGGCGGACGCCATCGCACAGAAGGGCGCGGCCGTCTTTGCCACGACTGACAAGGTGCGCCATGCGAAGCCCCTGCCCGTGGTGCGCACCGGGCATCCGCTGACGGACGGCGTCGCGTTGATCGCGACGTTCTATGCCATGGTCGAACGGGTGGCCGTGGGGCGGGGAATCGACCCGGACACCCCGCGCCATTTGCGCAAGGTGACGGAAACCACATGACGCTGACCGCATACACCGGTTGCGACGTCCACGACGGCACGCAGCTGCACCCCGACGCGGTGCTGTTGCTGGAGGATGGCGTCTGCGTGGGGATTGGGAAAGCAGTGCCCGAGGGTGCGGCGGTCGTGACCTTGCCCGGCGGTACGTTGTGTCCTGGATTCATCGACCTGCAGGTGAACGGCGGCGGCGGTGTGATGTTCAACGACGTCGCCAGCGTTGAGACGCTGCGCACCATGGCCGCCGCCCATCGGGGGATGGGCACAACGGCCATGCTACCGACGCTGATCACCGATCGGCGCGAAGTCTCGCAGGCCGCCATCGCGGCGGCAGTTGCGGCCGCGGACACGGTGCCGGGGATCATCGGGTTGCATCTGGAAGGGCCGCATCTGTCGCTGGCCCGCAAGGGTGCGCATGATCCGGCGCTGATCCGGCCGCTCGACAACGATGACATGGCGATGCTCTGCGCGGCGGCGGCGCAACTGCCGAACCTGATGCTGACGGTTGCCGCGGAAACCGTGACGACGGCACAGATCGCGCAACTGACCGCCGCGGGGGTGATCGTGTCGCTGGGGCACTCGAACGCGGGATATGACACCTGCCAGGCGGCCTTTGCCGCGGGCGCAGGCTGCACGACCCACCTGTTCAACGCCATGAGCGGTCTGGGCCACCGCGAGCCTGGATTGGTGGGAGCCACGCTGGACGGGACGGGGGCCACGGGCCTCATCGCGGACGGCGTGCACGTGCATCCCGCAGCGATCCGCGCGGCGCTGCAGGCCAAGGCCGCGGGGACCGTCTTCTTGGTCAGCGACGCAATGGCGCCCGCGGGGACCGACCTTGACCGCTTTACCCTGAATGGGCGCGAGATCCACCGTCACGACGGTCGGTTAACGCTGGCCGACGGCACGCTTGCGGGGGCGGACCTGTCGCTGCCGCAGGCGATCGGTGTCATGGTGAACCATGTGGGAATAACGCTCGAACGGGCCATCGCGATGGCGACCGCCGCACCCGCCAGCGTGTTGCGTCAAGCCGGCTCTGCGGGACATCTGCGGGTCGGTGCCCCTTGCGAGGTCGTGCATCTTGCCGAGGACCTGACGCAGGCCCATTCGCTTCTGACCTGAGAGCACGGCGCTACGACGGATCTGGCGTCACACGTCTTAAGGTCCTTCACCAAGGTTGCGGACTGGCACGGAGCCAGTCTGCAATCTGCCTTCCATCGTTCAGATGGCCCTATTCCCGATGCTTTCACCATGCGAAGAAGGTGCGCCACCTTGGGGCAGGGTATCCGATCAGTCCTCCAGGCTTCCGCCTCAACTTGTCGAGAAGGCGAGTTCTTCGTGTCGCAACAGGGCCAGTTTTCCGTGTCACCTGAAACGAGCCAGCCCAAAGAGAGATTGATGCAGTGTGGTGCGCATTGAGATGGATACTCCGGGGCGCGGCGCGAACAGCGCCCCGAAGTCGTTTCAGAACCGCTTCAACATAAGTGGATCGAAATGTGGCTTGCCGCCAGATTTTGGCAGTAGGCCGATGTCTTTTCTCATGTGATCCGACAAGCTATCGAAGCTGCTCAACGCTGCTCTTGCGTTGTCCGGCGGGTGAATTTTACGGAACCGCCTGGCGGCAATTTCGAACAGGACTTT
Proteins encoded in this region:
- a CDS encoding BadF/BadG/BcrA/BcrD ATPase family protein, with protein sequence MTQTETLYIGVDGGGTGCRVALWDAAGRVLARANGGPSNVTSDFDGACANILTALTQIEAAVPGAAVGAVGHLGLAGAISDAVCAAVAARMPMRRCTVTGDMPTTVAGALGPQDGAVLALGTGSFVGLKRGGIVRSVGGWGLQVSDNGSAAWIGRAGLAATLEAVDGLAPVGAMARQLLRRFGDDPNAIVRFAATARPVDYGALAPVVLDAEDPAARAIVGQGADWLERALVALGHDDSLPLCLIGGLGPRYRDHLARDGRHFVAPKGTALDGAFLLARGAA
- the nagA gene encoding N-acetylglucosamine-6-phosphate deacetylase, giving the protein MTLTAYTGCDVHDGTQLHPDAVLLLEDGVCVGIGKAVPEGAAVVTLPGGTLCPGFIDLQVNGGGGVMFNDVASVETLRTMAAAHRGMGTTAMLPTLITDRREVSQAAIAAAVAAADTVPGIIGLHLEGPHLSLARKGAHDPALIRPLDNDDMAMLCAAAAQLPNLMLTVAAETVTTAQIAQLTAAGVIVSLGHSNAGYDTCQAAFAAGAGCTTHLFNAMSGLGHREPGLVGATLDGTGATGLIADGVHVHPAAIRAALQAKAAGTVFLVSDAMAPAGTDLDRFTLNGREIHRHDGRLTLADGTLAGADLSLPQAIGVMVNHVGITLERAIAMATAAPASVLRQAGSAGHLRVGAPCEVVHLAEDLTQAHSLLT
- a CDS encoding SIS domain-containing protein, producing MAHHSRMHDEIRDIPQAVAQLLAAGGNTMAGAGAALRDRDPAFLTTAARGSSDHAATYFKYATEILMGVPVASLGPSVSSIFGRQMRLDRGACVAVSQSGQSPDIVATAGMAARGGALTFALTNEADSPLAAACDRTLHLHAGAEHSVAATKTFVNSCVVSLWLLAEWSQDTALLAALHDLPKALSQATALDWPEVRTALETRASLYCLGRGPAYAIAGEAALKFKETCLMHAEAYSSAEVLHGPVSLIDPGFPVLALCAADAAETSLAEAADAIAQKGAAVFATTDKVRHAKPLPVVRTGHPLTDGVALIATFYAMVERVAVGRGIDPDTPRHLRKVTETT
- a CDS encoding GntR family transcriptional regulator, which translates into the protein MTIAAFLAPDQWQSARNGPLYEQLFQRLTQAVTQGLLPPGSTLPPEREIAQLTALSRVTVRRAVQMLVRDGLIVQKQGSGSFVADVPARLEQSMSRLTSFTEDMARRGLTTTTRWLGRGIHDPSPDEVIALGLRQEDRVARLARLRLADTRPLAIERAALPLVLLPDPARVTTSLYAVLAEGGHPPVRALQKISAVNLGPDDAALLQVSAGEAGLRIERISYLDDGSVAEFTRSVYRGDAYNFVAELRLTRD
- a CDS encoding N-acetylmuramic acid 6-phosphate etherase translates to MALPKTEARMSTETPIDRLDGPAALTRMIDIQIASLATLRDVLPALEAAADLVADTLRGTGRLVYAAAGSSGLMALADGSELPGTFGIDPERIVIRMAGEIPTGAYMPGNTEDLTDDAMTLHPGDLLIAISASGSTRWAVDAATRARAAGVPVIGIANNPDTPLLHAADVAICLSTPPEALAGSTRMGAGTAQKAALNMISTLAGVRLGHVHDGDMVNLRADNAKLRGRAARIVADVARVSEAVATQSLNAARYDTKTACLIAAGADPATATALLTHHHGHLRPALAALQDQDPR